One window of the Salvelinus fontinalis isolate EN_2023a chromosome 2, ASM2944872v1, whole genome shotgun sequence genome contains the following:
- the LOC129826598 gene encoding tetratricopeptide repeat protein 39A-like — protein sequence MSNGKDAPVAANSSQMTLQVCLEECMEALDLFLNNHFSESLDKLRPRVKESMYHALIYATVLEMQAMMTFQQDDIINAGNTMKSAQEVCQRFRRKSPSNISKSPGERLTEEQLQALHADACYAECLLQRAALTFLQDENMVSFIKGGIKVRNSYLIYKELHTFIQSNSSLQGPNHIHLEGGVSFGIGAFNLTLSMFPPRLLKVLEFAGFSGDKEYGLSQLNDGATTNNLRSMLCALLLLCYYTFLTFILGTGEGDVADAEKLLKPFRLRYPQGAIFLFFAGRAEAIKGNIDEAVVLFEDGCKAQQQWKQFHHMCYWELMWCFTYKCVWRMAYFYADLLSNESRWSKAMYVYMKAAYLSMLAPGEARPFGEDEVELFRQVSTFKQKIAGKSPPTEKFAIRKARRYKASCPVRLPVPVLEMMYMWNGFSMISKRPELTEGMLQTLVEAERTLLESPANDYSVDDRCVIHLLKGLCLKNQGHIQAAEECFNKVYNSEKKIKFDHYLVPNALLELSVVYIDTGRKEEAIKLLVKAKTNYKEYSMESRTQFRIHAALSKLKADTSDQDEITPL from the exons ATGTCCAATGGGAAAGATGCACCTGTGGCAGCGAA ctCCTCACAGATGACCCTGCAGGTGTGCCTTGAGGAGTGTATGGAGGCCCTGGACCTCTTCCTCAACAACCACTTCAGCGAGAGCCTGGACAAACTGCGGCCACG GGTGAAGGAGAGCATGTACCATGCTCTGATCTACGCCACTGTGCTGGAGATGCAGGCTATGATGACCTTCCAGCAGGATGACATCATCAATGCAGGCAACACCATGAAGAGTGCCCAGGAGGTCTGCCAGAG GTTTCGACGAAAGTCCCCTAGTAATATCAGTAAATCACCTGGAGAGCGTCTAACTGAAG AGCAGCTCCAAGCTCTCCATGCTGATGCGTGTTATGCCGAATGCTTGCTCCAAAGGGCTGCTCTCACCTTCCTACAG GATGAGAACATGGTGAGTTTTATCAAAGGAGGAATCAAAGTACGCAACAGTTACCTGATTTACAA GGAGCTGCACACCTTCATACAGTCAAACAGCTCTCTCCAAGGACCCAACCACATTCACTTAGAGGgaggggtgtcatttgggatcgGCGCATTCAACTTG ACTCTTTCCATGTTTCCACCTCGGTTACTCAAAGTTTTAGAGTTTGCTGGCTTCTCTGGAGACAAG GAGTATGGTCTGTCCCAGCTGAATGATGGTGCCACTACAAACAACCTGCGCTCAATGCTGTGTGCCTTGCTGTTGCTCTGTTACTACACCTTCCTCACCTTCATACTCG GGACCGGTGAGGGGGACGTGGCTGATGCTGAGAAGCTGCTGAAGCCTTTCCGGCTCCGCTACCCACAG GGGGCCATATTTCTCTTTTTTGCAGGCAGGGCTGAGGCAATCAAGGGGAACATTGATGAG GCGGTGGTGCTGTTTGAGGATGGCTGCAAAGCTCAGCAGCAGTGGAAGCAGTTCCACCACATGTGCTACTGGGAGCTGATGTGGTGCTTCACCTACAAGTGCGTGTGGAGGATGGCCTACTTCTACGCTGACCTACTGAGCAATGAGAGCCGCTGGTCCAAG GCCATGTATGTGTACATGAAGGCTGCTTACCTGAGCATGCTTGCTCCGGGGGAGGCTAGGCCTTTTGGGGAAGATGAGGTGGAGCTCTTCAG ACAGGTGTCCACCTTCAAGCAAAAGATAGCAGGGAAGTCTCCACCCACAGAGAAGTTTGCCATTCGCAAGGCTAGACGTTACAAAGCTAGCTGCCCAGTGAGGCTCCCAGTACCTGTGCTG GAGATGATGTACATGTGGAACGGCTTTTCCATGATCAGCAAGCGGCCAGAGCTGACCGAGGGCATGCTGCAGACACTGGTGGAGGCAGAGCGCACCCTGCTGGAATCTCCTG CGAATGATTATTCAGTGGATGACCGCTGTGTGATCCACCTACTGAAGGGGCTGTGTCTAAAGAACCAGGGACACATTCAGGCTGCAGAGGAATGCTTCAACAAGGTGTACAACAG TGAGAAGAAGATCAAGTTTGACCATTACCTGGTGCCCAACGCTCTGCTGGAGCTCAGTGTGGTCTACATAGACACGGGCCGCAAGGAGGAGGCCATCAAACTACTTGTGAAAGCAAA AACTAACTACAAGGAGTACTCCATGGAATCACGCACCCAGTTCAGGATCCATGCTGCTCTCTCCAAAC